DNA from Choristoneura fumiferana chromosome 6, NRCan_CFum_1, whole genome shotgun sequence:
gccaacgaaagctgtcccaGACCGAACcgcagcaaaataaaaaaaaatgaggctgacaacacttactgtacactgattaaacgatgttgatacttatatattcatttaaattttccagatattaaattgtactcgagacttcaagctgcattcattatagtaatgtgtgaaagttgatgatgcacttgttaaattttttgaccTTTGtgagtgcccatttacgtacagtccagacgcatccatttttggaccattttgaccagattcgcattgaatatatctactaacattttaattctaacataatcttataaaattttgcatattAAGGATGGTATAAGATTGAATtgatcaaaaaataatttattgatttctTATAGacaaagtatcaaaattatctaagccgggctagaatgacaatttgtcaattttgacagtctcaaaaacaataccagattaaagtttcgtaaaaaatgcgtggacagccatcgctggccagagtctacaGCCACGTAAATAGCCCCGCCGCACTCCCACCCCGACCCGCCCCCAACCCTCTGCCGGCCTATACGTGATTTACGCTTGAGTTTTATTGCTACCCCAACCTTGTATTAATTTACAGACCTTTTAGATGCCCCGGAGAAAATCAAGAGACTGCTAGAAACAAATGCCCCTGTATGGTGCTTCACGAAAATAGACGAGGAGACTTTGTCGTTTCAACTGCAGGCACCTGAAatgaatgtaaacaaaacattcAAGCTGAACCAGGAACAAGAGTTGAACAGACTAGATGGGAGGAAGGTAAGGATCatcgaattattaaaaaaataaacacgggacaattcacagtGATTGTCCCAAACAAAGCAAAATTTAAGACGAAGGTCTTTACCAATGTgtattgccagtgatgacaacAGTGATGCCGGTAAtgataaataggctcagagttgctcagcgagctatgctAAGCTATGGGGAGTGCTaagctcggggtttctctacggggtcgaatcagaaatgaggagttACGTAGAAGAACGAAGGTCACTGACACTGACATAggcaagcgaattagctcgttgaagtggcaatataGTACGGAGAACAGATAGCTGTTGGGActaaaaagttctcgaatggtgaccgtggatcggcaagcgcatcgtgggatgtccaccaacgcgatggacggatgaccgttaaagccgcgggttcacgtggatgcagaccgcttccaaccgatgcaactggaggtctatgggggaggctaaTGTAAAATAGTGGAcatcctacagctgatatgatatgataatgacggtcgaatgagtaaaaaaagGACATTTCACACTAACTGTCCcaaagtaggtatataagcttATGTAATGGGTActtactaggcaacggataatagtacattattgccgaggccgggaaaaagctattcgtggatgagtagagAAGTAAAAAGCGTTCAGTACTCCTAGcactttaaactgtaatttagtCATAAGTACTAGGTAGGTTAAtataataccttttttttaattaaattattatttctaatgaaaAAGCATTATAAGACGAGTCGTGTAgctacttcaaaaaaaaaacaagtattgcaGAAAGGATTTAAggacattttaataattttgcttcatttCCTCGCATTATTGGAGGAAGtggcaattcgtggattcgtatttattgacgGACTCAGCTACGCTTCGTCCGTCAAACTCTACTCATATtcacgaattgctttttcccggcctctgcaataATGAACTATTAAATAGATGCGTACAgatgtaatgaataatgtttttccatcgtattttgtcggaaaagtttatatttatcttgctttctcaactagctccgaatcgacaaaatacgatggaaaaacattattcacttgaTCTGTACTTACAttcacttgcaggctttttaatctaggtttaagtggtcttaagtcctgtcagatccatacaagaactgtcagcttaagccttaaatcgagatttaaaaactTACCTGGTCCGGACGGGGATTGAACACGGGAGTTCAAGGCATCATCATCTTATATGAAGCGTTCTTAAAATACATTTCTTTTTCATTTCAGGTTTTTGTGACATTTAGTTTGGAAGGCGACAACGTGCTTAAGCAAAGGATCAGACACACGGACGGAAAAATCGCGTACTTCAGACGAGAATTTGGACCCAGAACCGCCACAATGGTAAGCACTTCGATGTTTTGCTACTGCGGTGTATACATATAATGTGAAGAAGGAAAATAGTTGGCTTCAGGTAGGGCGCTCCCCTGTGGTACACCAATATGACCTCAGAGGCCGAATTGTCTAACGCCATCTGTTTCTACCCTCGTACTACACCGTCTGACAGTAATAGTGGCGAAAATAATCGTGATCCCGAGTCCCACTCTTGAGTCTTTAAACCTGGCTCTTTCACTACAATTCTTTAGGTACGAAATACGTCTAGCTATCTTCCCTTGATCACCTGTGTTCCAATTTAGAACTCAGGCTCTTGAATCTTATGAAACCTACCATTTAACTGAGCTATCTTGGAGCATGCCAGGGCTCTTATTGGGCACCAAATAATATGGCCCCATTGGAAAGTATTTATGtgaatatcatttaaaattgcAGTATTTTTAAGATTGCTTAGTAATTTTGATCGGGTTAGGCACCTAGTTATGCATGATACTAAATCTAAATCAACGCCGTGGTTCCTAAAAACAGATCCCATCTCTTACTCGTATATACTGAAcggcataaaatttggccctcaaatgtatgcagtaatatttAGTATGTAGAGTTGGCTACATATTGTGCCACTGAGTAGATCTTCTAAAATTATCTACCTATCTCCTATAGTTTCTGTAGTTTCTGACttctccctactgacccatttggttTGATCatcctataggtaggtacatatattacaTCAAACACGTACAAAGGTACGTGCCATGGTACTAAGCATTACTcaacaaatttgaaaaatatatattgctaAGTAGCTTTTACTCGCAGCTTCGTTTACGTGAACAGTTGAGTAATTAAGGGCTTTTACTCTAGTCCCatgggaaatcccaaaaattacattgtggccTTGACCCATGCATTTTTGTGTCGCAAATTAACAGttgataatatatatttattatatgtactcGTACAGCCAACCATCGTCTAGATGACCGAgaatctacatacaaaaaataaaggaaGTTGGCGTGAGGTAGAGTCAAAAAAATGTAGAGTCAACAGAAAGGCTTagaaatcccactaatattacaaatgcgaaagtttgtaagtctgtctgtttgtttgtttgttacttcttcacgtctaaaccgctgaactgatgtagatgaaattcggaatatagtttgagtcccgagggaggacataggatagttttaaaattgcttacttcccgcgggatagtgataaaagaattctacgcagacggagtcgcgggcaacatctagtaataatataaatatattttatttgcaataaatgtaataaaggtactaaaaaaacatatattttacactcaaatttatgcaaatattattttcaaacttGAAACTAACTAAGCTTGACACTACAATGAAATTATTTCAAcaacttatattatttttcgaatatttctgtatatttttttcttacatttgtttttatttacagacAATCACAATGGAAGGAGCAGACGTCCGGAAGGCACACATATTCTACGAAATGATCGAATGATTTTAGTCATTCATTGCGAACAAGCAAGAAAAATAAACGACATTAAACAAATAAGACTAGATAAATTTAAAAGGCTGAAACGCCGAGCAGAGGGTGAATGCCCGGTTTACACGTGCTTATTACTTGTCAGACGATTTAGAAATAGAGGTCGCTGCTTGTGGACTTTGATTCCTAACTTTCCTATTTACTTCGCCGCAGTCTAAGAAAATCGacttatatttttaacataaaactaaCCCGTGATTGACATCTATCTCGCCCTGCTGAAAAtcgcagatgaggccaaaggtgtatcccACTGGTTCGCTAACAGCTTATTCACTTTTGCCTTGAAGAACCAAGTATACTGGCTGTCTTGCTGTGGCTGTGACAGAGGCTGTATCTATGTTAACACGATGGTAGCGAATTCCTTTCCGTCGCAGTTCGGATTGTGAAAGACCAGAACAGAACTCTAGTTTACGGCAGAACTTTTCCAGCGCTAATTCAGCAAGTTAACGCGAGATACTAGTGTAAGTGACAAGTTAAGCATTTAGTGACTAAGCTCACGTAAACTGGGCTACGGCTAAATACGGCTAAAATCACGGCgctgcatatttttttacttactttcagtatttatattttaatgaactattaaaattaactgATATTCGTTAATggtttttggttttaattttcCTTTTGCCGTTAAGTGTGTGCTTACATTGAAGCGGATCGGCGGTATAATCGGTTAATCAGATTATAGTGGAAACTTAGAACAAGTATTTAACTTCTTCAAATCATCTAAGGAAAGAACGAAAAcaaatttattcacaacacaagacattacgaaaaacgttagtaaaaaaataatttctgccaagtttctttcGGTACTTTGGTTACGGTATTTCCAAAAGCGCTGTTAGTATATAAAAGCGTCATCTAAGTAAACCGTAAAGTGACCTTTGCGgcttacttacagaataaacattttgatataatatttttgtgacacataatattttttcccctTAAGATGACCTGCTTACTATTTTGTCTACCTctcacaataaataaaagtatgtacagtacataatagtattttgatttattaaaatactcAGCATTCAGCACGTAGCAGGATGCTATCAGTTTTTAAGCCAAATTAAGTACCTTCTAACCCACATTCACAAGTGTAAAACAGTTGCAACCTTTGTGATAAGGCAAGTGTCAGAC
Protein-coding regions in this window:
- the LOC141429213 gene encoding uncharacterized protein isoform X2, with the translated sequence MSFSGKRFRRTGGSNLEDFLKASSESVFFCAVEICELVFEQPDAPEKIKRLLETNAPVWCFTKIDEETLSFQLQAPEMNVNKTFKLNQEQELNRLDGRKVFVTFSLEGDNVLKQRIRHTDGKIAYFRREFGPRTATMTITMEGADVRKAHIFYEMIE
- the LOC141429213 gene encoding uncharacterized protein isoform X3, which encodes MSFSGKRFRRTGGSNLEDFLKASNLLDAPEKIKRLLETNAPVWCFTKIDEETLSFQLQAPEMNVNKTFKLNQEQELNRLDGRKVFVTFSLEGDNVLKQRIRHTDGKIAYFRREFGPRTATMTITMEGADVRKAHIFYEMIE
- the LOC141429213 gene encoding uncharacterized protein isoform X1; this translates as MSFSGKRFRRTGGSNLEDFLKASSESVFFCAVEICELVFEQPDLLDAPEKIKRLLETNAPVWCFTKIDEETLSFQLQAPEMNVNKTFKLNQEQELNRLDGRKVFVTFSLEGDNVLKQRIRHTDGKIAYFRREFGPRTATMTITMEGADVRKAHIFYEMIE
- the LOC141429213 gene encoding uncharacterized protein isoform X4; amino-acid sequence: MSFSGKRFRRTGGSNLEDFLKASNAPEKIKRLLETNAPVWCFTKIDEETLSFQLQAPEMNVNKTFKLNQEQELNRLDGRKVFVTFSLEGDNVLKQRIRHTDGKIAYFRREFGPRTATMTITMEGADVRKAHIFYEMIE